One genomic region from Anguilla rostrata isolate EN2019 chromosome 2, ASM1855537v3, whole genome shotgun sequence encodes:
- the LOC135247334 gene encoding uncharacterized protein LOC135247334, with protein MTDTEDTEWGKHSRSPAWFKRKLKRLVSALKRLPWKSLAPLIHTGASLLALLVYWQSNKLYHFVTHIFISQYRFPYVVPLSFAQVVLTLVAMVTLHGLGCVTLQPYSLQLGEQLLVPSICDSIQTVLALWAVTSPSGLFPLTLNLLPLACVAWTHALGLTRRLSSKNTLLLAAVTFTSVTIAGTRNVLRTEPLVRLYAPLSLFLHSLSLCWLAKVGKTATRRKRQHSSLLNLYFCLNVNRSLVLGFLCLLHPDSPRMLSEGCWHSLLFLAYLLAMLLLGVLQHLLLAIAALYCSPLAAGLMHTAQDLGQSFITLL; from the exons ATGACTGACACAGAAGACACAGAATGGGGGAAGCACTCCAGAAG CCCTGCATGGTTCAAAAGGAAATTGAAGAGGCTTGTTTCAGCACTGAAAAGGCTTCCATGGAAATCTCTTGCCCCTCTGATCCACACTGGTGCCTCCCTCCTGGCATTGCTAGTCTACTGGCAGAGCAACAAACTTTACCACTTTGTCACCCATATCTTCATCTCTCAGTACCGCTTCCCCTACGTGGTACCCCTGTCATTTGCACAG GTGGTGCTGACTCTGGTGGCCATGGTGACGCTGCATGGCCTTGGCTGCGTCACGCTGCAGCCGTACTCTCTGCAGCTGGGTGAACAGTTGCTGGTGCCTTCCATCTGTGACAGTATTCAGACGGTGCTGGCGCTGTGGGCGGTCACCTCGCCCTCTGGTCTCTTCCCCCTCACCTTGAATCTGCTGCCACTTGCTTGCGTGGCCTGGACCCATGCACTTGGCTTAACGCGGCGCCTCTCATCTAAAAACACCCTTCTACTGGCCGCTGTTACATTCACATCTGTGACAATCGCag GCACACGTAATGTCCTACGGACTGAGCCCCTAGTGAGGCTCTATGCCCCGCTTAGCCTCTtcctgcacagtctctctctctgctggctgGCTAAAGTGGGAAAGACAGCGACAAGACGAAAGAGGCAGCATTCGTCCTTGCTCAACCTCTACTTCTGTCTCAACGTGAACAGAAGCCTGGTGCTGGGCTTTTTGTGCCTGCTCCACCCCGACTCCCCGCGAATGCTGAGCGAGGGCTGCTGGCACAGTCTGCTCTTCCTAGCATACCTGCTGGccatgctgctgctgggggtcCTGCAGCACCTCCTGCTGGCCATCGCCGCTCTCTACTGCTCCCCGCTGGCTGCAGGGCTCATGCACACGGCGCAGGATCTGGGGCAGAGCTTCATCACCCTGCTGTAG
- the dnajc9 gene encoding dnaJ homolog subfamily C member 9, giving the protein MGLLEQCKELFKTSSLYEVLGVAKGASEGDVRRGYYKLSLLVHPDRAPDDQLATKKFQALGKVYAVLSDKEQRAVYDEQGTVDEETDSLGQDRNWEEYWRLLFPKITLEDILEFEKKYKGTDEEEEDVRRLYLQHEGNMDLIMASALCSTQEDEPRIADIIQGAIDSGDLPAFRAFTHESKQKKSVRKRKADKEQKEAEEMKKELGMKSDDSLVAMLQQRQKSREQGFNSFLSDLEAKYSKKGKATSGKKGKK; this is encoded by the exons ATGGGATTACTTGAGCAATGCAAGGAGCTGTTCAAGACATCAAGCCTCTATGAGGTGCTTGGAGTGGCAAAGGGGGCATCTGAAGGCGATGTCAGGAGAGGTTATTACAAACTGTCGCTCCTGGTCCACCCTGACAGGGCTCCAGATGACCAGCTTGCAACCAAGAAATTCCAG GCTTTGGGCAAGGTGTACGCGGTCCTGAGTGACAAAGAGCAGAGGGCGGTGTATGATGAGCAGGGCACGGTGGATGAGGAGACAGACTCCCTGGGCCAGGACCGCAACTGGGAAGAGTACTGGAGGCTGCTGTTCCCCAAG ATCACGTTGGAGGACATACTGGAGTTTGAGAAGAAGTACAAGGGCacggatgaggaggaggaggacgtgCGGCGGCTCTACCTGCAGCATGAGGGAAACATGGACTTGATCATGGCGTCCGCGCTCTGCTCCACCCAGGAGGACGAGCCGCGCATCGCTGACATCATCCAGGGCGCCATCGACTCCGGCGACCTGCCCGCCTTCCGCGCCTTCACCCACGAGAGCAAGCAGAAAAAGTCAGTGCGCAAGAGGAAG GCTGATAAAGAGCAAAAGGAGGCTGAGGAGATGAAGAAGGAGCTGGGTATGAAGTCTGATGACAGCCTAGTGGCCATGTTGCAG CAAAGGCAGAAGTCCAGAGAGCAGGGGTTTAACTCGTTCCTGTCTGACCTGGAAGCGAAATATTCCAAAAAAGGAAAGGCCACATctggaaagaaaggaaagaagtgA